The following proteins come from a genomic window of Proteinivorax hydrogeniformans:
- the purB gene encoding adenylosuccinate lyase — protein MIERYSREKMAKIWSLENKFQKWLDVEIAACKAWTKLGVIPKEDVEKIEKNASFSVDRILEIEKDTRHDVIAFTRCVAESLGEESKYVHYGLTSSDVVDTAMAMLMVEAGDMIVAELRKLMEALKEKANEFKYTVMMGRTHGVHAEPTTLGLKFALWYSEMERNLERLDHALENMRYGKLSGAVGTYGNIAPEVEQLVCKELGLNPSPISTQVLQRDRHAQYLTTLAIVAGSIEKIALEIRSLQKTETREVEEPFYAGQKGSSAMPHKRNPVNCEQLCGLARVVRSNSIAAMENQALWHERDISHSSVERVIVPDSTILVDYMLAKLTRIISDLHVYPENMAENIAKSYNLTFSGRVLLSLVQKGLKREEAYDLVQKYAMQAWEQKTDFKELLMADQSLSEKISKEDLEGIFDLSFCAKEVDNIFTKLNI, from the coding sequence AAATCTGGAGCTTAGAAAATAAGTTTCAGAAGTGGTTGGATGTGGAAATAGCCGCTTGCAAAGCTTGGACTAAACTAGGTGTTATCCCAAAAGAAGATGTAGAAAAAATCGAAAAAAATGCTAGCTTTTCTGTTGATAGGATTTTAGAGATTGAAAAGGATACTCGCCATGACGTAATAGCTTTTACCAGATGTGTTGCAGAAAGCTTAGGTGAGGAATCTAAATACGTCCATTATGGTTTAACTTCGTCAGATGTCGTTGATACAGCGATGGCGATGCTTATGGTTGAAGCTGGCGATATGATTGTAGCAGAGCTTAGAAAACTGATGGAAGCTTTAAAAGAGAAAGCAAATGAATTCAAATATACTGTGATGATGGGTAGGACCCACGGTGTTCATGCTGAGCCTACAACTTTAGGACTTAAATTTGCCCTTTGGTATTCAGAAATGGAGCGCAACCTAGAAAGACTTGATCATGCACTGGAAAACATGAGATACGGAAAGCTCTCCGGAGCAGTAGGGACTTACGGTAACATAGCTCCAGAAGTTGAACAGCTAGTTTGTAAAGAACTTGGCTTAAATCCTTCTCCTATTTCCACTCAAGTTCTTCAAAGAGATAGACACGCCCAGTACTTAACTACCTTAGCTATAGTTGCTGGTAGCATAGAAAAGATTGCCTTGGAAATAAGAAGCTTACAAAAAACAGAAACCAGGGAGGTTGAAGAACCTTTCTATGCAGGACAAAAGGGTTCATCAGCAATGCCACATAAAAGAAATCCTGTTAACTGCGAGCAACTTTGTGGTTTAGCAAGAGTAGTAAGAAGCAACTCTATAGCTGCTATGGAAAACCAAGCGCTATGGCATGAAAGAGATATTTCTCACTCTTCCGTTGAAAGGGTAATTGTCCCAGATAGCACTATTTTAGTGGATTATATGTTAGCTAAGCTAACTAGAATAATTTCAGATTTACATGTGTATCCAGAAAACATGGCTGAGAATATAGCTAAAAGCTACAACTTGACCTTCTCAGGTCGCGTACTATTATCTTTAGTTCAAAAAGGCTTAAAAAGAGAAGAAGCTTACGACTTAGTTCAAAAATATGCAATGCAGGCTTGGGAACAAAAAACTGACTTTAAAGAACTGCTTATGGCTGATCAAAGCTTATCAGAAAAGATAAGCAAGGAAGACTTAGAAGGAATTTTTGATCTAAGTTTTTGCGCAAAAGAAGTAGACAATATATTTACCAAGTTAAATATATAA